The region GGGGCGATAGCCGCGCGCCCCACGGTTACGAACCAACTCTCGGCTGATGGTTGATACGCTTCGGTCGATGACGGTGGCGATCTCGCTTTGTGTGTGTCCCGCTTTCTTCAAGGCGTATATCTGGTATCGTTCTTCTCGGGTTAGGTGTGTGTAGTTCATATTT is a window of Nitrospira defluvii DNA encoding:
- a CDS encoding transposase codes for the protein MNYTHLTREERYQIYALKKAGHTQSEIATVIDRSVSTISRELVRNRGARGYRPKQAHNKAVERKAINARTIDDATWQFAQEKLMLQWSPDQI